The sequence below is a genomic window from Melioribacteraceae bacterium.
CAACCTTATTGTTGTTGCGAGCTGGAAGAATCCTGAATTTAACAATAGATTACTCGACCGCCTCATTCTTGCAGGTGAAAGCTCGCATGTTAATGTTAAAATTATTATCAATAAGTCCGATCTTAAAGAACCCTGTCAGGCCAAATTCTGGATCGATCTCTATACTGAAATCGGTTACCCCGTTTTCGAAACAAGCGTCAAGCAGGATTCGGGTCTCGTTAATGTAAAATCTGCCCTTGCAGGATCTGTCAGCCTTCTATGGGGACAATCGGGCGTAGGGAAATCTTCTCTCCTCAATCGAATCTATCCTCACCTCAATTTTAAGACAGGAGAGATCAGTTCCTCAACTTCTAAAGGAAAACATACTACCGTTACTTCAGTCCTTAAAAAAATTGAGGAGGATACTTTTATAATCGATACACCCGGAATACGCGAAATTGATCCTTACGGAATCAGGAAAGAGGATGTTGGCCATTTCTTTGTCGATTTCCTCCCTTATCTGAATGATTGCAGATTTAATACATGCACACACCATCATGAACCCGGATGTGCTGTAATTGATTCTGTAGAAAAAGGGATTATAAACCCCGAAAGGTACAGAAGCTATCTAAATATTCTTGATACTATTGAAGACGATATGAATTTTTAGAGTCCGGCGACCTTTCTCTTCATCTGTTCAATGAATTGTGTAACGACAATGTCCGGAACACCGTCTTTGTGTTTCGATTGAAGCCGCATGTCGCACTGGTCGTTGATATAATCGATCAGGTAAAAACGGTGGGATTTTGTAAGTGCGATTTCTGTAGAGAAATAATCGATCTTAGCGATTCTTGCAATACCCTGTGTAATTTTTATCATCCTTTGCAGTTTGTATTTCGCTATCTGTTCTTTTGTTAATACTTTGTATAGATGAGTCTGGTCATCCCACCACGTGGGAATTACTTTCCCGAATGCCCAGAATATCCTGAACCAGGCCCGCTTATGATCGA
It includes:
- the rsgA gene encoding ribosome small subunit-dependent GTPase A, translating into MLDESDNEIRTSLRGKFKKEFGFKSDKLYKLDIAAVGDIVEYELNNDGSGVINKILPRKNYLSRKVPKLKGAGTRGERLEQIIAANIDNLIVVASWKNPEFNNRLLDRLILAGESSHVNVKIIINKSDLKEPCQAKFWIDLYTEIGYPVFETSVKQDSGLVNVKSALAGSVSLLWGQSGVGKSSLLNRIYPHLNFKTGEISSSTSKGKHTTVTSVLKKIEEDTFIIDTPGIREIDPYGIRKEDVGHFFVDFLPYLNDCRFNTCTHHHEPGCAVIDSVEKGIINPERYRSYLNILDTIEDDMNF